Proteins co-encoded in one Streptomyces diastaticus subsp. diastaticus genomic window:
- a CDS encoding HGxxPAAW family protein: MSGSSHGHTLAAWTGVIISFIGFCVAGVFMVMANTVGFWVGIAVVLAGGAVGGIMHLMGLGQKRMSRAAVEQKTANAA, encoded by the coding sequence ATGTCGGGCAGCAGCCACGGCCACACTCTGGCCGCATGGACCGGCGTCATCATCTCCTTCATCGGCTTCTGCGTGGCCGGTGTCTTCATGGTGATGGCCAACACCGTCGGTTTCTGGGTCGGCATCGCCGTCGTCCTGGCCGGCGGCGCCGTCGGCGGCATCATGCACCTGATGGGCCTCGGGCAGAAGCGGATGAGCCGCGCCGCCGTCGAGCAGAAGACCGCCAACGCCGCCTGA
- the hisF gene encoding imidazole glycerol phosphate synthase subunit HisF → MTLAVRVIPCLDVDSGRVVKGVNFQNLRDAGDPVEMAKVYDAEGADELTFLDITASSGNRETTYDVVRRTAEQVFIPLTVGGGVRTAEDVDKLLRAGADKVGVNTAAIARPELIREIAERFGRQVLVLSVDARRAEGGGFEVTTHGGRRGTGVDAVEWAHRAAELGAGEILLNSMDADGTKDGYDLEMITQVRRHVTVPVIASGGAGRVSDFAPAVEAGADAVLAASVFHFGELRIGEVKSALKDAGRPVR, encoded by the coding sequence ATGACCCTCGCGGTCCGAGTCATCCCCTGCCTGGACGTGGACAGCGGCCGCGTCGTCAAGGGGGTCAACTTCCAGAACCTGCGGGACGCCGGCGACCCCGTCGAGATGGCCAAGGTCTACGACGCCGAAGGCGCCGACGAACTGACCTTCCTCGACATCACCGCCTCCTCCGGCAACCGCGAGACCACCTACGACGTGGTCCGCCGCACCGCCGAGCAGGTCTTCATCCCGCTCACCGTCGGCGGCGGCGTCCGCACCGCCGAGGACGTGGACAAGCTGCTGCGCGCCGGGGCCGACAAGGTGGGCGTCAACACCGCGGCCATCGCCCGCCCGGAGCTGATCCGCGAGATCGCCGAGCGCTTCGGCCGCCAGGTCCTCGTCCTGTCCGTCGACGCCCGCCGGGCAGAGGGCGGCGGTTTCGAGGTCACCACCCACGGCGGCCGCCGTGGCACCGGCGTCGACGCCGTCGAGTGGGCCCACCGGGCCGCCGAACTGGGGGCCGGGGAGATCCTGCTCAACTCCATGGACGCCGACGGCACCAAGGACGGCTACGACCTGGAGATGATCACCCAGGTCCGCCGCCACGTCACCGTGCCCGTCATCGCCTCGGGCGGCGCCGGCCGCGTCAGCGACTTCGCCCCCGCCGTCGAGGCCGGCGCCGACGCGGTCCTCGCCGCCTCGGTCTTCCACTTCGGCGAACTGCGCATCGGTGAGGTCAAGAGCGCCCTGAAGGACGCGGGCCGCCCGGTGCGCTGA
- the priA gene encoding bifunctional 1-(5-phosphoribosyl)-5-((5-phosphoribosylamino)methylideneamino)imidazole-4-carboxamide isomerase/phosphoribosylanthranilate isomerase PriA, with amino-acid sequence MAKQLELLPAVDVRDGQAVRLVHGESGTETSYGSPLEAALAWQRSGAEWLHLVDLDAAFGTGDNRQLIAEVAGAMDIKVELSGGIRDDDTLAAALATGCTRVNLGTAALETPEWVAKVIADHGDRVAVGLDVRGTTLRGRGWTRDGGDLYETLARLDSEGCARYVVTDIAKDGTLQGPNLELLRNVCAVTDRPVVASGGVSSLDDLRALASLVDEGVEGAIVGKALYAEAFTLEEALKAVA; translated from the coding sequence ATGGCCAAGCAGCTCGAACTCCTCCCCGCCGTCGACGTCCGCGACGGCCAGGCCGTCCGCCTGGTCCACGGTGAGTCCGGCACGGAGACCTCCTACGGCTCGCCGCTGGAGGCCGCCCTCGCCTGGCAGCGTTCCGGTGCCGAGTGGCTGCACCTCGTCGACCTCGACGCGGCCTTCGGCACCGGCGACAACCGGCAGCTCATCGCCGAGGTCGCCGGCGCCATGGACATCAAGGTGGAACTCTCCGGCGGCATCCGCGACGACGACACCCTCGCCGCCGCCCTCGCCACCGGCTGCACCCGGGTCAACCTCGGCACCGCCGCCCTGGAGACCCCCGAGTGGGTCGCCAAGGTCATCGCCGACCACGGCGACCGCGTCGCCGTCGGCCTCGACGTGCGCGGCACCACCCTGCGCGGCCGCGGCTGGACCCGCGACGGCGGCGACCTCTACGAGACGCTGGCCCGCCTCGACTCCGAGGGCTGCGCCCGGTACGTCGTCACCGACATCGCCAAGGACGGCACCCTCCAGGGCCCCAACCTGGAGCTGCTGAGGAACGTCTGCGCCGTTACCGACCGGCCCGTCGTCGCCTCCGGCGGCGTCTCCTCCCTGGACGACCTGCGCGCACTCGCCTCCCTGGTGGACGAGGGCGTCGAGGGCGCCATCGTCGGCAAGGCCCTCTACGCCGAGGCGTTCACCCTCGAAGAGGCCCTCAAGGCCGTGGCATGA
- a CDS encoding ketopantoate reductase family protein, with product MNTRATTEQNPAPWTVAVLGPGGIGGLVASLLARRGHRVIVVAGEQTARTLNEQGLTLRSGQFGDGTLPVEAVTELTEPVDLCVVATKETGLAEALRRVPAAALGSGLVLPLLNGFEHVALLRETYPAGQVVPAVIWAESTRTAPGVIEHTTPFCRIELASAAAPAARVAALGALLEDAGMGGLVREDETALLWGKLTFLAPFALLTTRHAAPVGTVRSEHREELISVLDELARLAVTVDVPTEASALLDRFDNAPEGMRSSMQRDAAAGRPVEIEAIGRALLRQADRSGTPVPALTALVTSVAKAHGAS from the coding sequence ATGAACACGCGAGCGACGACGGAACAGAACCCCGCCCCGTGGACCGTGGCCGTCCTCGGCCCCGGCGGCATCGGCGGCCTGGTGGCCTCACTGCTGGCCCGTCGGGGACACCGGGTGATCGTGGTGGCGGGCGAGCAGACCGCCCGGACGCTGAACGAGCAGGGGCTGACCCTGCGCAGCGGCCAGTTCGGGGACGGCACCCTGCCCGTCGAGGCGGTCACGGAGCTGACGGAGCCGGTCGACCTGTGTGTGGTCGCCACCAAGGAGACGGGCCTCGCCGAGGCGCTCCGGCGGGTTCCGGCCGCGGCGCTCGGCTCCGGCCTGGTCCTGCCGCTGCTCAACGGCTTCGAGCACGTCGCCCTGTTGCGGGAGACCTACCCGGCCGGGCAGGTCGTCCCCGCCGTGATCTGGGCGGAGTCGACGCGGACCGCGCCCGGCGTCATCGAGCACACCACCCCGTTCTGCCGGATCGAGCTGGCCAGTGCCGCCGCCCCGGCCGCCCGGGTCGCGGCGCTCGGCGCGCTCCTGGAGGACGCCGGCATGGGCGGCCTGGTCCGCGAGGACGAGACGGCCCTGCTCTGGGGCAAGCTCACCTTCCTCGCCCCGTTCGCCCTGCTGACCACCCGGCACGCCGCCCCGGTCGGCACCGTACGCAGCGAGCACCGCGAGGAACTCATCTCCGTGCTGGACGAGTTGGCCCGGCTCGCAGTCACCGTCGACGTGCCGACGGAGGCCTCCGCGCTGCTGGACAGGTTCGACAACGCTCCGGAGGGGATGCGCTCCTCCATGCAGCGGGACGCCGCCGCCGGCCGCCCGGTGGAGATCGAGGCCATCGGCCGCGCCCTGCTCCGCCAGGCCGACCGCTCGGGCACCCCGGTACCGGCGCTGACCGCGCTGGTGACCTCGGTGGCGAAGGCGCACGGCGCCTCCTGA
- the trpM gene encoding tryptophan biosynthesis modulator TrpM has translation MPLARPRRATPAACGPPRLMRGCRPRGCRAPARRVHGRRVRYVIGDEPGQVNGMRWCR, from the coding sequence ATGCCCCTGGCCCGACCCCGGCGCGCGACGCCGGCCGCCTGCGGACCGCCGCGCCTGATGCGCGGCTGCCGTCCGAGAGGCTGCCGCGCGCCCGCCCGCCGGGTCCACGGGCGCCGGGTGCGGTACGTCATCGGGGACGAGCCCGGTCAGGTCAACGGCATGCGATGGTGCCGCTGA
- a CDS encoding anthranilate synthase component I — MDLDTFRKLAQDRRVVPVSRKLLVDGDTPVGLYRKLAAERPGTFLLESAENGRSWSRYSFVGVRSAATLTTHDGQAHWLGTPPTGVPTDGDPLAALRATVETLHTPGELDGDMPPFTGGMVGYLGYDVVRRLEKVGDGGRDDLRLPELTMLLTSDLAVLDHWDGSVLLIANAINHNDLDTGVDEAYADAVARLDAMEADLTRPVTAPPLALPESELPVFTGEWGGAAYRAAVEDIKERIRAGDAFQVVPSQRFETPCTASALDVYRVLRATNPSPYMYLFRLDGFDVVGSSPEALVKVEDGRAMLHPIAGTRPRGATPQADQALAEELLADPKERAEHLMLVDLGRNDLGRVCTPGSVEVVDFMSVEKYSHVMHIVSTVTGDVAPGRTAFDVLTACFPAGTLSGAPKPRALQIIDELEPTRRGLYGGCVGYLDFAGNSDTAIAIRTALLRDGTAHVQAGAGVVADSDPAAEDTECRNKAAAVLRAVHTANRLGG, encoded by the coding sequence ATGGACCTCGACACGTTCCGCAAGCTCGCCCAGGACCGCCGGGTAGTCCCCGTCAGCCGCAAGCTCCTGGTGGACGGTGACACCCCGGTCGGCCTCTACCGCAAGCTCGCCGCCGAACGCCCCGGCACCTTCCTCCTGGAATCCGCCGAGAACGGCCGGAGCTGGTCGCGGTACTCCTTCGTCGGGGTCCGCAGCGCCGCCACCCTCACCACCCACGACGGACAGGCGCACTGGCTGGGCACCCCGCCCACCGGCGTGCCCACCGACGGTGACCCGCTGGCCGCGCTGCGCGCCACCGTCGAGACCCTGCACACCCCCGGCGAACTCGACGGGGACATGCCGCCGTTCACCGGCGGCATGGTGGGCTACCTCGGCTACGACGTCGTCCGCCGCCTGGAGAAGGTCGGCGACGGGGGCCGCGACGACCTGCGGCTGCCGGAGCTGACCATGCTCCTCACCTCCGACCTCGCCGTCCTCGACCACTGGGACGGCTCCGTCCTGCTGATCGCCAACGCCATCAACCACAACGACCTCGACACCGGCGTCGACGAGGCGTACGCCGACGCCGTCGCCCGGCTCGACGCGATGGAGGCCGACCTCACCCGGCCCGTGACGGCCCCGCCGCTGGCGCTGCCCGAGTCCGAGCTCCCCGTGTTCACCGGCGAGTGGGGCGGTGCGGCGTACCGGGCGGCCGTCGAGGACATCAAGGAGCGCATCCGCGCCGGGGACGCCTTCCAGGTCGTCCCCTCGCAGCGGTTCGAGACGCCCTGCACCGCCTCCGCGCTCGACGTGTACCGGGTGCTGCGCGCCACCAACCCCTCGCCGTACATGTACCTGTTCCGCCTCGACGGCTTCGACGTCGTCGGCTCCAGCCCGGAGGCGCTGGTCAAGGTCGAGGACGGCCGGGCGATGCTCCACCCCATCGCCGGGACCCGGCCGCGCGGCGCCACCCCGCAGGCGGACCAGGCACTCGCCGAGGAACTCCTCGCCGACCCCAAGGAGCGCGCCGAACACCTGATGCTGGTCGACCTCGGCCGCAACGACCTCGGCCGGGTCTGCACGCCCGGCAGCGTCGAGGTGGTCGACTTCATGTCCGTCGAGAAGTACTCGCACGTCATGCACATCGTCTCGACCGTCACCGGCGACGTCGCCCCCGGCCGCACCGCCTTCGACGTGCTCACCGCCTGCTTCCCCGCGGGCACCCTCTCCGGCGCGCCCAAGCCGCGCGCCCTCCAGATCATCGACGAGCTGGAGCCCACCCGGCGCGGCCTGTACGGCGGCTGCGTCGGCTACCTCGACTTCGCGGGGAACTCCGACACCGCCATCGCCATCCGCACCGCCCTGCTCCGCGACGGCACCGCCCACGTCCAGGCCGGGGCCGGGGTCGTCGCCGACTCCGACCCGGCCGCCGAGGACACCGAGTGCCGCAACAAGGCCGCCGCGGTGCTGCGCGCCGTGCACACCGCCAACCGGCTCGGCGGATGA
- a CDS encoding TIGR03085 family metal-binding protein — MSTHAKRERLLLADLLESAGPDAPTLCEGWRTKDLAAHVVLRERRPDAAGGMLVKPLAGRLERVQAEFTAKPYDELVQLIRTGPPRFSPFGLKQVDEAANTVEFYVHAEDVRRAQPEWSGRELDPVFSDVLWSRLEKMARGLGRKAPVGLVLRRPDGRTAVAHRGTPVVTVTGEPGELTLFAMGRQAHAEVALDGEEDAVAKARATKELGF, encoded by the coding sequence ATGTCGACTCATGCGAAGCGTGAACGCCTGCTCCTGGCCGATCTGTTGGAGTCCGCGGGCCCGGACGCCCCGACGCTCTGCGAGGGGTGGCGGACCAAGGACCTCGCCGCCCACGTGGTGCTCCGCGAGCGCCGCCCCGACGCGGCGGGCGGCATGCTCGTCAAGCCGCTGGCGGGCCGCCTGGAGCGGGTCCAGGCCGAGTTCACCGCCAAGCCGTACGACGAACTGGTCCAGCTCATCCGCACCGGCCCGCCGCGCTTCTCGCCCTTCGGTCTCAAGCAGGTCGACGAGGCGGCCAACACCGTCGAGTTCTACGTGCACGCGGAGGACGTCCGCCGGGCCCAGCCCGAGTGGTCCGGCCGCGAGCTGGACCCGGTCTTCTCCGACGTGCTCTGGTCCCGGCTGGAGAAGATGGCCCGGGGGCTGGGCCGCAAGGCGCCGGTGGGGCTGGTGCTGCGCCGCCCCGACGGCCGGACGGCGGTGGCGCACCGGGGGACGCCGGTGGTCACGGTCACCGGTGAGCCGGGCGAGCTGACCCTCTTCGCGATGGGCCGCCAGGCCCACGCCGAGGTGGCGCTGGACGGCGAGGAGGACGCCGTCGCCAAGGCCCGGGCCACCAAGGAGCTCGGTTTCTGA
- the hisI gene encoding phosphoribosyl-AMP cyclohydrolase: MSSSTPGPSAGLDPALASRLKRTADGLVPAIAQQYDTGEVLMMGWMDDEALHRTLTTGRCTYWSRSRGEYWVKGDTSGHVQHVKSVALDCDGDTLLVKVDQVGAACHTGARTCFDEDVLL; encoded by the coding sequence ATGAGCAGCAGCACGCCCGGTCCCTCGGCCGGACTCGACCCGGCCCTCGCCTCCCGCCTGAAGCGCACCGCCGACGGCCTGGTCCCCGCCATCGCCCAGCAGTACGACACCGGGGAGGTGCTGATGATGGGCTGGATGGACGACGAGGCCCTGCACCGGACCCTCACCACCGGCCGTTGCACCTACTGGTCGCGCAGCCGGGGCGAGTACTGGGTCAAGGGGGACACCTCGGGCCACGTGCAGCACGTGAAGTCCGTGGCGCTCGACTGCGACGGGGACACCCTGCTGGTCAAGGTCGACCAGGTCGGCGCCGCCTGCCACACCGGGGCCCGGACCTGTTTCGACGAGGACGTGCTGCTCTGA
- a CDS encoding TIGR02234 family membrane protein, translated as MTSAVPQPRTEAAPSGGPGGARRGARRSLALALLLGAVGAAVSLLATRQTWARGSVAVAGGEFPLTATGSDVTGVPAALAVVGLAALVAVFAVRRTGRHLVSGLLALSGAGTVAAALLGVGDSAALDEKAAETSGDTAATVTGLTHTGWPYAAVLGGALLLAAGLLALWFGRRWPAMSGRYERDGTPRARKAGPAVDPDRPEDLWKALDRGEDPTRES; from the coding sequence GTGACTTCAGCCGTACCCCAGCCCCGAACCGAAGCCGCACCGTCCGGCGGGCCCGGCGGAGCCCGCCGCGGCGCCCGGCGCAGCCTCGCCCTGGCGCTGCTGCTCGGCGCCGTCGGCGCTGCGGTCTCCCTGCTCGCCACCCGCCAGACCTGGGCGCGCGGCAGCGTCGCGGTGGCCGGCGGCGAATTCCCGCTCACCGCCACCGGCAGCGACGTCACCGGCGTACCCGCCGCCCTCGCCGTCGTCGGCCTGGCCGCGCTCGTCGCCGTCTTCGCGGTCCGCCGCACCGGCCGCCACCTGGTCTCCGGCCTGCTCGCCCTCAGCGGCGCCGGCACCGTCGCCGCCGCGCTGCTGGGCGTCGGCGACAGCGCCGCCCTGGACGAGAAGGCCGCCGAGACCAGCGGCGACACCGCCGCCACCGTCACCGGCCTCACTCACACCGGCTGGCCCTACGCGGCCGTCCTCGGCGGTGCCCTGCTGCTCGCCGCGGGGCTGCTCGCCCTCTGGTTCGGCCGCCGCTGGCCCGCCATGTCCGGCCGCTACGAACGCGACGGCACCCCCCGCGCCCGCAAGGCCGGCCCGGCCGTCGACCCCGACCGGCCCGAGGACCTGTGGAAGGCCCTGGACCGCGGCGAGGACCCGACCCGGGAGAGTTGA
- the trpB gene encoding tryptophan synthase subunit beta gives MPSEFFLPDPEGLSPDARGYFGPFGGKFIPEALVAAVDEVAVEYDKAKSDPAFAAELDGLLAHYTGRPSALTEVRRFAEHAGGARVFLKREDLNHTGSHKINNVLGQALLTRRMGKTRVIAETGAGQHGVATATACALFGLDCTIYMGEIDTERQALNVARMRMLGAEVVAVKSGSRTLKDAINEAFRDWVANVDSTHYLFGTVAGPHPFPAMVRDFHRVIGVEARRQVLERAGRLPDAAVACVGGGSNAIGLFHAFLPDTGVRLIGCEPAGHGVESGEHAATLTAGEPGILHGSRSYVLQDEEGQITEPYSISAGLDYPGIGPEHAHLKDTGRGEYRAVTDADAMAALRLLSRTEGIIPAIESAHALAGALDVGRELGPDGVIVVNLSGRGDKDMDTAARYFGLYDVDAEVAADEEGTK, from the coding sequence ATGCCCAGCGAGTTCTTCCTTCCCGACCCCGAGGGGCTCAGCCCCGACGCCCGGGGCTACTTCGGCCCCTTCGGCGGCAAGTTCATCCCGGAGGCCCTGGTCGCCGCCGTGGACGAGGTCGCCGTCGAGTACGACAAGGCCAAGTCCGACCCGGCCTTCGCCGCCGAGCTGGACGGCCTGCTCGCCCACTACACCGGCCGCCCCAGCGCCCTCACCGAGGTGCGCCGCTTCGCCGAGCACGCCGGGGGCGCCCGGGTCTTCCTCAAGCGGGAGGACCTCAACCACACCGGCTCGCACAAGATCAACAACGTGCTGGGGCAGGCGCTGCTGACCCGGCGCATGGGCAAGACCCGGGTGATCGCCGAGACCGGCGCCGGACAGCACGGCGTGGCCACCGCCACCGCCTGCGCCCTCTTCGGCCTGGACTGCACCATCTACATGGGCGAGATCGACACCGAGCGCCAGGCCCTCAACGTCGCCCGGATGCGGATGCTCGGCGCCGAGGTCGTCGCCGTGAAGTCCGGCAGCCGCACCCTCAAGGACGCCATCAACGAGGCGTTCCGCGACTGGGTCGCCAACGTCGACTCCACCCACTACCTCTTCGGCACCGTCGCCGGCCCGCACCCCTTCCCCGCCATGGTCCGCGACTTCCACCGGGTCATCGGTGTCGAGGCCCGGCGCCAGGTCCTGGAGCGCGCCGGGCGGCTGCCCGACGCCGCCGTCGCCTGCGTCGGCGGCGGCTCCAACGCCATCGGCCTCTTCCACGCCTTCCTGCCCGACACCGGCGTCCGCCTGATCGGCTGCGAGCCCGCCGGGCACGGCGTGGAGAGCGGCGAGCACGCCGCCACCCTCACCGCCGGCGAGCCCGGCATCCTGCACGGCTCCCGCTCCTACGTCCTCCAGGACGAGGAGGGCCAGATCACCGAGCCCTACTCGATCTCGGCCGGGCTCGACTACCCGGGCATCGGCCCCGAGCACGCCCACCTCAAGGACACCGGGCGCGGCGAGTACCGGGCCGTCACCGACGCCGACGCCATGGCTGCGCTGCGGCTGCTGTCACGCACCGAGGGCATCATCCCGGCCATCGAGAGCGCCCACGCCCTCGCCGGGGCGCTCGACGTGGGCCGCGAGCTGGGCCCCGACGGTGTGATCGTCGTCAACCTCTCCGGACGCGGGGACAAGGACATGGACACCGCGGCCCGCTACTTCGGGCTGTACGACGTGGACGCCGAGGTCGCGGCCGACGAGGAGGGCACCAAGTGA
- a CDS encoding DUF2752 domain-containing protein — protein sequence MSAPADPSAPPTTAEAPRRRGPARRLAVPAGVLAATVAAFAYVGTVDPNEPGHYPACPLLAHAGIWCPGCGGLRSAHAVWHGELATALHANALAVAGYALFAVGWLVWVVCAARGRPVRFSPSRAHAWAAGVVLACFSVARNMPQGGWLHP from the coding sequence GTGAGCGCTCCCGCCGACCCCTCCGCCCCGCCGACCACCGCCGAGGCCCCGCGGCGCCGCGGCCCCGCCCGCCGGCTCGCCGTACCCGCAGGCGTGCTGGCCGCCACCGTCGCGGCCTTCGCCTACGTCGGCACGGTCGACCCCAACGAACCCGGCCACTACCCGGCCTGCCCGCTGCTGGCCCACGCCGGGATCTGGTGCCCCGGCTGCGGCGGTCTGCGCAGCGCCCACGCGGTCTGGCACGGGGAGCTGGCCACGGCGCTCCATGCCAACGCGCTCGCCGTCGCGGGCTACGCGCTGTTCGCCGTCGGCTGGCTGGTGTGGGTGGTCTGCGCGGCCCGCGGGCGGCCCGTCCGCTTCTCGCCCTCGCGGGCCCACGCCTGGGCCGCCGGGGTGGTCCTCGCCTGCTTCAGCGTGGCCCGAAACATGCCTCAGGGCGGCTGGCTGCACCCCTGA
- the trpC gene encoding indole-3-glycerol phosphate synthase TrpC gives MSVLDEIIDGVRADLAERQARVSLDELKERAAAAPQVRDGYAALRGDGVGVICEVKRSSPSKGALAAIADPAGLAADYEAGGASVISVLTEQRRFGGSLADLEAVRAKVDIPVLRKDFIVTAYQLWEARAYGADLALLIVAALDQPALVSLIERAESIGLTPLVEVHDEEEAERALEAGARVIGVNARNLKTLKVDRDTFERVAPEIPADRVRIAESGVRGPHDLIAYANAGADAVLVGESLVTGRDPKAAVADLVAAGAHPALRHGRS, from the coding sequence GTGAGTGTGCTCGACGAGATCATCGACGGAGTCCGTGCCGACCTCGCGGAGCGGCAGGCGCGCGTCAGCCTCGACGAGCTCAAGGAGCGCGCGGCCGCCGCCCCGCAGGTCCGCGACGGCTACGCCGCGCTGCGCGGCGACGGCGTCGGCGTCATCTGCGAGGTCAAGCGGTCCAGCCCCTCCAAGGGCGCGCTGGCCGCCATCGCCGACCCGGCCGGCCTCGCCGCCGACTACGAGGCGGGCGGCGCCTCCGTCATCTCCGTCCTCACCGAGCAGCGCCGTTTCGGCGGCTCGCTCGCCGACCTGGAGGCGGTCCGCGCCAAGGTCGACATCCCGGTCCTGCGCAAGGACTTCATCGTCACCGCCTACCAGCTCTGGGAGGCCCGCGCGTACGGCGCCGACCTCGCCCTGCTGATCGTCGCCGCCCTCGACCAGCCCGCGCTGGTCTCCCTCATCGAGCGCGCCGAGTCCATCGGGCTCACCCCGCTCGTCGAGGTGCACGACGAGGAGGAGGCCGAGCGCGCCCTGGAGGCCGGGGCCCGCGTCATCGGCGTCAACGCCCGCAACCTCAAGACGCTCAAGGTCGACCGCGACACCTTCGAGCGGGTCGCCCCGGAGATCCCGGCCGACCGGGTGCGGATCGCCGAGTCCGGCGTCCGCGGCCCGCACGACCTCATCGCCTACGCCAACGCCGGCGCCGACGCCGTGCTGGTCGGCGAGTCCCTGGTCACCGGCCGCGACCCGAAGGCCGCGGTGGCCGACCTGGTCGCCGCCGGCGCCCACCCGGCGCTGCGGCACGGACGGAGCTGA
- the trpA gene encoding tryptophan synthase subunit alpha encodes MSGNIELLEDTLARTREEGRAALIAYLPAGFPTVDGSIEAIKAVLDAGADIVEVGLPHSDPVLDGPVIQTADDIALRGGLKIADVLRTVREAHQATGKPVLVMTYWNPVDRYGVDRFAQELADAGGAGCILPDLPVQEADPWREHAAKHGLATVFVVAPSSRDARLAEITAAGSGFVYAASLMGVTGTRDSVGEQARALVERTRAAGPLPVCVGIGVSDAAQAAEVAEFADGVIVGSAFVKRLLDAPDAAAGLDAVRALTAELAGGVRRRTG; translated from the coding sequence GTGAGCGGGAACATCGAGCTGCTGGAAGACACCCTGGCCCGGACGCGCGAGGAGGGCCGCGCCGCCCTCATCGCCTACCTGCCCGCCGGGTTCCCCACCGTCGACGGCTCCATCGAGGCGATCAAGGCCGTCCTCGACGCGGGCGCCGACATCGTGGAGGTCGGGCTGCCGCACAGCGACCCGGTCCTCGACGGGCCCGTCATCCAGACCGCCGACGACATCGCCCTGCGCGGCGGCCTGAAGATCGCCGACGTGCTGCGCACCGTCCGCGAGGCCCACCAGGCCACCGGCAAGCCCGTCCTCGTCATGACGTACTGGAACCCGGTCGACCGCTACGGCGTCGACCGGTTCGCCCAGGAGCTGGCCGACGCGGGCGGCGCCGGGTGCATCCTGCCCGACCTGCCGGTGCAGGAGGCGGACCCGTGGCGCGAGCACGCCGCCAAGCACGGCCTCGCCACCGTCTTCGTCGTCGCCCCCAGCAGCCGCGACGCCCGGCTGGCCGAGATCACCGCCGCGGGCTCCGGTTTCGTCTACGCGGCCTCCCTGATGGGTGTCACCGGCACCCGCGACTCCGTCGGCGAGCAGGCCCGCGCCCTGGTGGAGCGGACCCGCGCCGCCGGGCCGCTGCCGGTCTGCGTCGGCATCGGCGTCTCCGACGCGGCCCAGGCCGCAGAGGTCGCCGAGTTCGCCGACGGCGTCATCGTCGGCTCCGCCTTCGTCAAGCGGCTGCTCGACGCCCCCGACGCGGCCGCCGGCCTCGACGCCGTCCGCGCCCTCACCGCCGAGCTGGCCGGAGGCGTCCGCCGCCGCACCGGCTGA
- a CDS encoding GNAT family N-acetyltransferase, with protein sequence MATAAAPRPYRPADREALIDICVRTGHEGGDARPYYPDHELLPSIFAEPYAVLEPELAFVVENGGRAVGYVLGTADTAAFARRFRQEWLPRVAARHPAPAGPPATPAEVMRDLLHRPERMVLGELDAYPAHLHIDLLPGHQRQGHGRRLMAAYLDALRARRVSGVHLGMVTANTPARAFHDRLGFHEIPVADPGPLTYLGLRLDRPGPSVR encoded by the coding sequence ATGGCCACTGCGGCAGCGCCACGTCCGTACCGCCCGGCGGACCGGGAGGCGCTCATCGACATCTGCGTACGCACCGGCCACGAAGGCGGTGACGCGCGCCCCTACTACCCCGACCACGAACTGCTCCCCAGCATCTTCGCCGAGCCCTACGCCGTCCTCGAACCGGAGCTGGCCTTCGTGGTGGAGAACGGCGGCCGGGCCGTCGGCTACGTGCTGGGGACGGCGGACACGGCGGCCTTCGCCCGGCGCTTCCGCCAGGAGTGGCTGCCCCGGGTGGCCGCCCGCCACCCGGCGCCCGCCGGGCCCCCGGCGACCCCCGCCGAGGTGATGCGCGACCTGCTCCACCGCCCCGAGCGGATGGTCCTGGGGGAGCTGGACGCGTACCCCGCCCACCTCCACATCGACCTGCTCCCCGGCCACCAGCGCCAGGGCCACGGGCGGCGGCTGATGGCGGCGTACCTCGACGCCCTGCGGGCCCGCAGGGTGAGCGGTGTCCACCTGGGTATGGTCACCGCCAACACCCCGGCCCGCGCCTTCCACGACCGCCTGGGCTTCCACGAGATCCCGGTGGCGGACCCCGGGCCGCTCACCTACCTGGGCCTGCGGCTGGACCGACCCGGCCCGTCCGTCCGGTAG